A portion of the Eulemur rufifrons isolate Redbay chromosome 30, OSU_ERuf_1, whole genome shotgun sequence genome contains these proteins:
- the TSR2 gene encoding pre-rRNA-processing protein TSR2 homolog isoform X2, which yields MAGAGDDMRALFRAGVRAVLEAWPALQIAVENGFGGVHSLEKAEWLGGAVEDYFIRNADLELNEVEDFLGELMTNEFDTVVEDGSLPQQLQTMFYHFERGDGAALREMASHITQRKCRSTATALKTARETNEDEDDGGSVEEMEVSATNDGAATDGVCSQPEPSVPESQTIKEEDIVEDGWTIVRRKK from the exons ATGGCGGGTGCTGGGGACGATATGCGCGCTCTTTTCCGGGCTGGGGTCCGCGCGGTGCTGGAGGCCTGGCCGGCGTTGCAG ATCGCTGTGGAGAATGGCTTCGGGGGTGTGCACAGTCTGGAGAAGGCTGAGTGGCTGGGGGGTGCAGTGGAGGATTACTTCATCCgcaatg CTGACTTGGAGCTAAATGAGGTGGAGGACTTCCTCGGGGAGCTGATGACCAATGAATTTGATACGGTAGTGGAGGATGGGAGTCTGCCCCAG CAGCTGCAGACCATGTTCTACCACTTCGAGAGAGGTGATGGGGCTGCTCTGAGGGAGATGGCCTCCCACATCACTCAGAGAAAGTGCAGGTCCACAGCCACTGCACTTAAGACAGCCAGAGAGACTAATGAGGATGAAGATGATGGGGGCAGTGTGGAAGAGATGGAG GTCTCAGCTACAAATGATGGGGCTGCTACAGACGGAGTCTGCTCCCAGCCTGAACCCTCTGTTCCAGAGTCTCAGACTATTAAGGAAGAAGATATAGTGGAAGATGGCTGGACCATTGTCCGGAGAAAGAAATAA
- the TSR2 gene encoding pre-rRNA-processing protein TSR2 homolog isoform X1 has protein sequence MAGAGDDMRALFRAGVRAVLEAWPALQIAVENGFGGVHSLEKAEWLGGAVEDYFIRNADLELNEVEDFLGELMTNEFDTVVEDGSLPQVSQQLQTMFYHFERGDGAALREMASHITQRKCRSTATALKTARETNEDEDDGGSVEEMEVSATNDGAATDGVCSQPEPSVPESQTIKEEDIVEDGWTIVRRKK, from the exons ATGGCGGGTGCTGGGGACGATATGCGCGCTCTTTTCCGGGCTGGGGTCCGCGCGGTGCTGGAGGCCTGGCCGGCGTTGCAG ATCGCTGTGGAGAATGGCTTCGGGGGTGTGCACAGTCTGGAGAAGGCTGAGTGGCTGGGGGGTGCAGTGGAGGATTACTTCATCCgcaatg CTGACTTGGAGCTAAATGAGGTGGAGGACTTCCTCGGGGAGCTGATGACCAATGAATTTGATACGGTAGTGGAGGATGGGAGTCTGCCCCAG GTGAGCCAGCAGCTGCAGACCATGTTCTACCACTTCGAGAGAGGTGATGGGGCTGCTCTGAGGGAGATGGCCTCCCACATCACTCAGAGAAAGTGCAGGTCCACAGCCACTGCACTTAAGACAGCCAGAGAGACTAATGAGGATGAAGATGATGGGGGCAGTGTGGAAGAGATGGAG GTCTCAGCTACAAATGATGGGGCTGCTACAGACGGAGTCTGCTCCCAGCCTGAACCCTCTGTTCCAGAGTCTCAGACTATTAAGGAAGAAGATATAGTGGAAGATGGCTGGACCATTGTCCGGAGAAAGAAATAA